Proteins encoded together in one Anguilla anguilla isolate fAngAng1 chromosome 9, fAngAng1.pri, whole genome shotgun sequence window:
- the LOC118236663 gene encoding receptor-interacting serine/threonine-protein kinase 4-like isoform X1, protein MEFQVRKGLSSNNLGDMENPDSPPGIMGLLKTFDSSEFGSWEKIGSGGFGQVYKVRHVQWKTCLAIKCPPSLHVDEKERAELLEEAKKMEAAKFRYILPVYGICSDPQGLVMEYMETGSLETLLASETLPWELRFRIIHETAVGMNFLHCMNPPLLHLDLKPANILLDAHYHVKISDFGLARWNGFSRADDISRDGFCGTIAYLPPERIIAKDRVSDIKHDVYSFSIVIWGILTQKKPYQGENNILHIMVKVVKGMRPELGAVPRCRPQACAGFLAVMQKCWHYSPQARPTFQEITSEIEELCSKPQEDSKGPAAEPEASPHRAQSRSDQEKDSVPVRPKSAMLPEKDYSLSELLSQVDSGISRSFDRVKEESSQGKDTTNKRLSGISSVDSAFSSQGSITLSFEKENADSGTLDLQRKKLCEAIKMQDITKLMKILQPQDVDLILEGGCSLLHYAIQQTNEEAVKFLLLSNANPNLPNAKGSTALHLATEKRLKNIAELLLGRKTNINAKDEDHYTPLHFAAQNGDETITRLLLDRNAAINEVDFEGRTPSHIACQHGQENVVRVLLSRGANVHVQGKDNWTPLHFAAWQGHLAIVKLLAKQAGADINRQTSDGRTALHLACQRGQYRVARILIELGADIHVMAAGLRTPLHVAAETGHTSTSRLLIKHKADIQAQTAQGCTALHLAAQRGYLPTVKMLMEEKANPCGTDCALRTACHLAVEGGHCDVVKELVQNFPETVNLADEQGLTPLHLAVRAGHANIVTVLLSHGAEMPQFCLDAPQNATPQPTPVQTSPHQTAPAQTTPHQATPAQTTPHQTSPAQTTPHQTSPVQTTLSQTAPAQTTLHQTTPAQATPHRTAPAQTTLHQTTPVQATLHQNVPAQTTPVLTTLHQTTPAQATLHQTVPVETTPHRTAPAQTTLHQTVPVQTTPHQTTLHQATAAKITPLQTMALQTATVQTAPAKISLPQTALFQKTAQGTGHCGDTASLKRPQRKILILKLTDGDTMDRSDPSSSLCYSV, encoded by the exons GATATGGAAAACCCAGACAGCCCCCCTGGGATTATGGGGTTGCTAAAAACCTTTGACTCTTCTGAGTTTGGGAGCTGGGAAAAGATAGGCTCCGGAGGATTTGGACAAGTCTACAAAGTGCGACATGTACAGTGGAAAACATGTCTGGCAATTAAATGCCCTCCAAGTCTTCATGTGGATGAAAA GGAACGTGCTGAGCTTTTGGAGGAGGCGAAGAAGATGGAGGCTGCCAAGTTCCGCTACATTCTACCGGTGTATGGGATCTGCAGTGACCCACAGGGCCTGGTGATGGAGTATATGGAGACGGGCTCCCTTGAGACGCTGCTGGCCTCTGAGACGCTGCCTTGGGAGCTACGTTTTCGCATCATCCATGAAACGGCGGTGGGCATGAACTTCCTGCACTGTATGAACCCTCCTCTGCTCCACCTGGACCTCAAACCTGCCAACATCCTGCTGGATGCCCATTACCATGTCAAG ATCTCTGATTTTGGCCTGGCAAGGTGGAACGGTTTCTCCAGGGCCGATGACATCAGCCGCGATGGCTTCTGTGGCACGATTGCTTATCTACCACCGGAGAGGATCATAGCAAAAGACAGGGTCTCCGACATCAAACATGACGTGTACAG CTTCTCCATTGTCATCTGGGGaatactcacacaaaaaaagccatATCAAG GGGAGAACAACATCCTGCACATCATGGTGAAGGTGGTGAAGGGCATGCGGCCGGAGCTGGGCGCCGTGCCGCGCTGCCGTCCTCAGGCCTGCGCCGGCTTCCTGGCGGTGATGCAGAAGTGCTGGCATTACTCCCCCCAAGCCAGACCCACCTTTCAGG AGATCACATCTGAGATTGAAGAACTGTGCTCCAAACCCCAGGAAGATTCCAAGGGCCCGGCTGCCGAGCCAGAGGCCAGCCCCCACCGTGCACAAAGCCGCTCTGACCAG GAGAAAGATTCTGTGCCGGTGCGACCAAAGTCTGCCATGCTACCAGAAAAAGACTACAGCCTCTCGGAACTGCTGAGTCAGGTGGACTCAGGGATCTCTCGGAGCTTCGACCGTGTCAAGGAGGAGAGCTCCCAGGGCAAAGACACGACCAACAAGAGGCTCTCCGGGATCTCTTCTGTTGACTCGGCCTTCTCCTCTCAGGGCTCCATCACGCTATCAtttgagaaagaaaatgcaG ATTCGGGGACACTGGATTTGCAGAGAAAAAAGTTGTGTGAAGCCATTAAGATGCAGGACATCACCAAGCTGATGAAGATCCTGCAGCCACAGGACGTGGACCTGATTCTGGAGGGTGGCTGCAGCCTGCTGCACTATGCCATCCAGCAGACCAATGAGGAAGCGGTGAAGTTCCTCCTCCTCAGCAATGCCAACCCCAACCTGCCCAACGCCAAGGGCTCCACAGCGCTTCACCTGGCCACGGAAAAGAGGCTGAAGAACATTGCCGAACTGCTGCTGGGCCGCAAGACCAACATCAACGCCAAGGATGAGGACCACTACACCCCGCTGCACTTCGCCGCCCAGAATGGCGACGAGACCATCACCCGCCTACTGCTGGACCGCAATGCCGCCATCAATGAGGTGGACTTTGAGGGACGCACCCCGTCGCACATCGCCTGCCAGCACGGGCAGGAGAACGTGGTGCGCGTGCTGCTTAGCCGGGGGGCCAACGTCCACGTCCAGGGGAAGGACAACTGGACCCCCCTCCACTTTGCAGCCTGGCAGGGTCACCTGGCCATCGTCAAGCTGCTGGCCAAGCAGGCGGGGGCCGACATCAACAGACAGACCTCGGACGGGCGGACGGCACTGCACCTGGCCTGCCAGAGGGGGCAGTACAGAGTCGCGCGGATCCTCATTGAGCTGGGCGCTGACATCCACGTCATGGCTGCCGGCCTGCGAACGCCCTTGCACGTGGCGGCCGAGACGGGCCACACCAGCACCTCCCGGCTCCTCATCAAACACAAGGCCGACATCCAGGCCCAGACTGCCCAGGGCTGCACCGCCCTCCACCTGGCAGCCCAGCGTGGGTACCTGCCCACCGTCAAGATGCTAATGGAGGAGAAGGCTAACCCGTGTGGCACAGACTGTGCCCTCCGCACTGCTTGCCACCTGGCGGTGGAGGGTGGCCACTGTGACGTGGTCAAAGAGCTTGTCCAGAACTTCCCCGAGACTGTCAATCTGGCTGATGAGCAGGGCCTTACACCACTGCACCTGGCAGTGCGGGCAGGGCATGCCAACATTGTCACTGTGTTGCTCTCCCATGGTGCTGAGATGCCACAATTCTGCCTTGATGCGCCCCAGAATGCAACGCCCCAGCCCACACCAGTCCAGACCTCCCCACACCAGACTGCGCCAGCCCAGACCACCCCACACCAGGCTACACCAGCCCAGACTACCCCACACCAGACTTCACCAGCGCAGACCACCCCACACCAGACGTCACCAGTGCAGACCACACTAAGCCAGACTGCACCAGCGCAGACCACACTACACCAGACTACACCAGCGCAGGCCACCCCACACCGGACTGCGCCAGCTCAGACTACACTACACCAGACTACACCAGTGCAGGCCACACTACACCAGAATGTGCCAGCCCAGACTACACCAGTGCTGACTACACTACACCAGACTACACCAGCGCAGGCCACACTACACCAGACTGTGCCAGTCGAGACTACCCCACACCGGACTGCACCAGCGCAGACCACACTACACCAGACTGTGCCAGTCCAGACTACCCCACACCAGACAACACTACACCAGGCCACGGCAGCTAAGATAACACCACTCCAGACCATGGCACTCCAAACCGCGACAGTCCAGACTGCGCCAGCCAAGATCTCGCTTCCCCAGACTGCACTGTTCCAGAAGACAGCACAGGGGACTGGACACTGTGGAGATACCGCTTCCCTCAAGCGGCCCCAGAGGAAGATTTTAATCCTCAAACTCACAGATGGCGACACCATGGACCGCTCAGACCCCAGCAGTTCTCTGTGTTATTCTGTCTAA
- the LOC118236663 gene encoding receptor-interacting serine/threonine-protein kinase 4-like isoform X2, with protein MENPDSPPGIMGLLKTFDSSEFGSWEKIGSGGFGQVYKVRHVQWKTCLAIKCPPSLHVDEKERAELLEEAKKMEAAKFRYILPVYGICSDPQGLVMEYMETGSLETLLASETLPWELRFRIIHETAVGMNFLHCMNPPLLHLDLKPANILLDAHYHVKISDFGLARWNGFSRADDISRDGFCGTIAYLPPERIIAKDRVSDIKHDVYSFSIVIWGILTQKKPYQGENNILHIMVKVVKGMRPELGAVPRCRPQACAGFLAVMQKCWHYSPQARPTFQEITSEIEELCSKPQEDSKGPAAEPEASPHRAQSRSDQEKDSVPVRPKSAMLPEKDYSLSELLSQVDSGISRSFDRVKEESSQGKDTTNKRLSGISSVDSAFSSQGSITLSFEKENADSGTLDLQRKKLCEAIKMQDITKLMKILQPQDVDLILEGGCSLLHYAIQQTNEEAVKFLLLSNANPNLPNAKGSTALHLATEKRLKNIAELLLGRKTNINAKDEDHYTPLHFAAQNGDETITRLLLDRNAAINEVDFEGRTPSHIACQHGQENVVRVLLSRGANVHVQGKDNWTPLHFAAWQGHLAIVKLLAKQAGADINRQTSDGRTALHLACQRGQYRVARILIELGADIHVMAAGLRTPLHVAAETGHTSTSRLLIKHKADIQAQTAQGCTALHLAAQRGYLPTVKMLMEEKANPCGTDCALRTACHLAVEGGHCDVVKELVQNFPETVNLADEQGLTPLHLAVRAGHANIVTVLLSHGAEMPQFCLDAPQNATPQPTPVQTSPHQTAPAQTTPHQATPAQTTPHQTSPAQTTPHQTSPVQTTLSQTAPAQTTLHQTTPAQATPHRTAPAQTTLHQTTPVQATLHQNVPAQTTPVLTTLHQTTPAQATLHQTVPVETTPHRTAPAQTTLHQTVPVQTTPHQTTLHQATAAKITPLQTMALQTATVQTAPAKISLPQTALFQKTAQGTGHCGDTASLKRPQRKILILKLTDGDTMDRSDPSSSLCYSV; from the exons ATGGAAAACCCAGACAGCCCCCCTGGGATTATGGGGTTGCTAAAAACCTTTGACTCTTCTGAGTTTGGGAGCTGGGAAAAGATAGGCTCCGGAGGATTTGGACAAGTCTACAAAGTGCGACATGTACAGTGGAAAACATGTCTGGCAATTAAATGCCCTCCAAGTCTTCATGTGGATGAAAA GGAACGTGCTGAGCTTTTGGAGGAGGCGAAGAAGATGGAGGCTGCCAAGTTCCGCTACATTCTACCGGTGTATGGGATCTGCAGTGACCCACAGGGCCTGGTGATGGAGTATATGGAGACGGGCTCCCTTGAGACGCTGCTGGCCTCTGAGACGCTGCCTTGGGAGCTACGTTTTCGCATCATCCATGAAACGGCGGTGGGCATGAACTTCCTGCACTGTATGAACCCTCCTCTGCTCCACCTGGACCTCAAACCTGCCAACATCCTGCTGGATGCCCATTACCATGTCAAG ATCTCTGATTTTGGCCTGGCAAGGTGGAACGGTTTCTCCAGGGCCGATGACATCAGCCGCGATGGCTTCTGTGGCACGATTGCTTATCTACCACCGGAGAGGATCATAGCAAAAGACAGGGTCTCCGACATCAAACATGACGTGTACAG CTTCTCCATTGTCATCTGGGGaatactcacacaaaaaaagccatATCAAG GGGAGAACAACATCCTGCACATCATGGTGAAGGTGGTGAAGGGCATGCGGCCGGAGCTGGGCGCCGTGCCGCGCTGCCGTCCTCAGGCCTGCGCCGGCTTCCTGGCGGTGATGCAGAAGTGCTGGCATTACTCCCCCCAAGCCAGACCCACCTTTCAGG AGATCACATCTGAGATTGAAGAACTGTGCTCCAAACCCCAGGAAGATTCCAAGGGCCCGGCTGCCGAGCCAGAGGCCAGCCCCCACCGTGCACAAAGCCGCTCTGACCAG GAGAAAGATTCTGTGCCGGTGCGACCAAAGTCTGCCATGCTACCAGAAAAAGACTACAGCCTCTCGGAACTGCTGAGTCAGGTGGACTCAGGGATCTCTCGGAGCTTCGACCGTGTCAAGGAGGAGAGCTCCCAGGGCAAAGACACGACCAACAAGAGGCTCTCCGGGATCTCTTCTGTTGACTCGGCCTTCTCCTCTCAGGGCTCCATCACGCTATCAtttgagaaagaaaatgcaG ATTCGGGGACACTGGATTTGCAGAGAAAAAAGTTGTGTGAAGCCATTAAGATGCAGGACATCACCAAGCTGATGAAGATCCTGCAGCCACAGGACGTGGACCTGATTCTGGAGGGTGGCTGCAGCCTGCTGCACTATGCCATCCAGCAGACCAATGAGGAAGCGGTGAAGTTCCTCCTCCTCAGCAATGCCAACCCCAACCTGCCCAACGCCAAGGGCTCCACAGCGCTTCACCTGGCCACGGAAAAGAGGCTGAAGAACATTGCCGAACTGCTGCTGGGCCGCAAGACCAACATCAACGCCAAGGATGAGGACCACTACACCCCGCTGCACTTCGCCGCCCAGAATGGCGACGAGACCATCACCCGCCTACTGCTGGACCGCAATGCCGCCATCAATGAGGTGGACTTTGAGGGACGCACCCCGTCGCACATCGCCTGCCAGCACGGGCAGGAGAACGTGGTGCGCGTGCTGCTTAGCCGGGGGGCCAACGTCCACGTCCAGGGGAAGGACAACTGGACCCCCCTCCACTTTGCAGCCTGGCAGGGTCACCTGGCCATCGTCAAGCTGCTGGCCAAGCAGGCGGGGGCCGACATCAACAGACAGACCTCGGACGGGCGGACGGCACTGCACCTGGCCTGCCAGAGGGGGCAGTACAGAGTCGCGCGGATCCTCATTGAGCTGGGCGCTGACATCCACGTCATGGCTGCCGGCCTGCGAACGCCCTTGCACGTGGCGGCCGAGACGGGCCACACCAGCACCTCCCGGCTCCTCATCAAACACAAGGCCGACATCCAGGCCCAGACTGCCCAGGGCTGCACCGCCCTCCACCTGGCAGCCCAGCGTGGGTACCTGCCCACCGTCAAGATGCTAATGGAGGAGAAGGCTAACCCGTGTGGCACAGACTGTGCCCTCCGCACTGCTTGCCACCTGGCGGTGGAGGGTGGCCACTGTGACGTGGTCAAAGAGCTTGTCCAGAACTTCCCCGAGACTGTCAATCTGGCTGATGAGCAGGGCCTTACACCACTGCACCTGGCAGTGCGGGCAGGGCATGCCAACATTGTCACTGTGTTGCTCTCCCATGGTGCTGAGATGCCACAATTCTGCCTTGATGCGCCCCAGAATGCAACGCCCCAGCCCACACCAGTCCAGACCTCCCCACACCAGACTGCGCCAGCCCAGACCACCCCACACCAGGCTACACCAGCCCAGACTACCCCACACCAGACTTCACCAGCGCAGACCACCCCACACCAGACGTCACCAGTGCAGACCACACTAAGCCAGACTGCACCAGCGCAGACCACACTACACCAGACTACACCAGCGCAGGCCACCCCACACCGGACTGCGCCAGCTCAGACTACACTACACCAGACTACACCAGTGCAGGCCACACTACACCAGAATGTGCCAGCCCAGACTACACCAGTGCTGACTACACTACACCAGACTACACCAGCGCAGGCCACACTACACCAGACTGTGCCAGTCGAGACTACCCCACACCGGACTGCACCAGCGCAGACCACACTACACCAGACTGTGCCAGTCCAGACTACCCCACACCAGACAACACTACACCAGGCCACGGCAGCTAAGATAACACCACTCCAGACCATGGCACTCCAAACCGCGACAGTCCAGACTGCGCCAGCCAAGATCTCGCTTCCCCAGACTGCACTGTTCCAGAAGACAGCACAGGGGACTGGACACTGTGGAGATACCGCTTCCCTCAAGCGGCCCCAGAGGAAGATTTTAATCCTCAAACTCACAGATGGCGACACCATGGACCGCTCAGACCCCAGCAGTTCTCTGTGTTATTCTGTCTAA